A stretch of DNA from Synechococcus sp. PROS-9-1:
GAACGATCTCACCCACCCTGAGGTGAGGACGTGGCTGATTAAAGGCTGACGGGTTGAGAGGGGGGAGCGGCGGTGGTGGCAGTAGAGACGCCAGTCGACCTGAGGTGCTGGAAGAGGTATCAGGAGCACTCGCAGAGTCTTGCCAAAGACCAATCAAAGGAGGGGCTGCTTGATGGGCTGTCTCAGCAGATGCGATTAAAGACTCGGTGGAACCATTGATGAGCTCGAATTGAACCATCGTGCTTTTGAGGCCGAGACGCTGGCGAAGCTCCCTGCCGGTCAACACCAAAGAGCCACGTGGGCCCTGCACACGCGCCGTACGCACCCGACCGGTTGAGCTTGTCTTGAGAACCTGCAAGCGCTTGACGCCTCCGGTTTCTCGAAAGAGCTCACGCAGCGCATCATCATCAAAACGTTTGTTCCAGCGATGCGCCGGACTGTGCTGATCGTGATCCGCAACGCTGACCAAGTAGGGAAGTTGATTGCGCCAAACCTCACCACTGGGTTCCGTTGCACCACCAGAGCTGCTGTGAAACACAGCATTGATCATCCGGCCAGCGTGAACTAAGACCAACGAGCGCGTGCTTTGAACGGCTTCGATCGTGCTGGGGGTTTCGGATTCAACCCCGCGGTACACCTGGCTAGACACGCTGGCCTTCACATCGAAGTCTCCAGCCTTCCCGAGCTGTCTGAGGGCATAGGTGCGCGCCGCGACGGCCTGAGCTTGCAAGGCCGGCAACGGCCAACGATGGGGCATTTCACTCCCCACCACACTGGCCAGATAGGTCTCAACCCCAAGGTGGTTCACCACCTGCACCTGGCCGCGACGCACTAAAAACTGCAACCGCCCGCGATAACGCCGTGAGCCGAGCCAGATCCCTCGGGGATCGTCGCTTTGCACCTCGATCGCAGAGCGAGCTGAAAGTGAGCGAGACGACCCGTCGCTCATTTGACCTCTGATCTTGAGGCGCCCCGCTCGCAGACGCACCTCGATCGCGCGCATGCGTTGGTTGCCGCCGCCCAGACCCCTCACCTGCAATGGCTGCTGGCCATCAGCGCGAAGCCTCACCACCGGAGCTTGAGACAGCAACACCCGCATGGACGGCTCCTGTGCCGCTTGCGCAACCCGCTGATCAAAGCTGACCGCCATCACAGCGATCGGCATGGTCAAAGCAGCAGCCAGCACAGGAAAGAACGCTGACGTACGAGTGAGCACTACAAGCGGAACCAGGCAGCTCAGTGTGACCTGATGATTCGGACGCGGCTAGGTCCCCATGGCAGATTTGATGCGTCAGCGCGTTGTGACGTGCAGGTCACCTTTCTTGGAACCAGTTCAGGCGTGCCCACCCGTGGGCGCAATGTTTCGTCTGTGGCGCTGCGTTTGCCACAGCGATCAGAACTGTGGTTATTCGACTGCGGAGAAGGAACCCAACATCAATTTTTGCGCTGCGACTTGCGCCTCTCCCAACTGAGAAGAGTGTTCATCACCCACATGCATGGTGACCATGTCTTTGGCCTGCCAGGGCTGTTGGCGAGTTTGGGGCTCGGCGGCACAAGCAATGGGGTGGACCTCTACGGCCCTGACCCCTTGGATGCGTATCTCCAAGGGGTTCTGCGCACGAGTTCCACCCGCATCGGCTATCCGCTTGCGATCCATCGCGTACACGAAGCAGCCGAACAGAACAGCGTTGTGTTCGAAGACGACGATCTGATCGTGACCGCGGCCCCCCTCAACCATCGCGTTCCGGCTTACGCCTATCGAGTCGAACAAAAACCAAGAGCAGGTCGCTTTGACATCGATAAGGCCCGAGAGCTACAGATCCCGCCGGGGCCGGTCTATGCAGCTCTGAAGCGCGGCGAATCGGTCAAGTTGGACGACGGTCGAACCATCGATGGCCGGACCTTATGCGGGCCAGACCAGCCTGGTGTGAGCGTTGTGTATTGCACAGATACCGTCTTCTGCGAAGCAGCGGTGCAGTTGGCTCAGGGAGCCGACCTGCTGATCCATGAATCAACCTTCTCCCATGCCGAAGCCGACATGGCTTTCAAGAGGCAACACTCCACAAGCACCATGGCGGCCCAGACCGCTGCGGAAGCCGGCGTTAAGCAGTTGGCGTTGACCCACCTCAGCCCTCGCTATGCCCCTGGAAACGCAGTCACCGCCGACGATTTAGTTGCCGAGGCCCGTGCCATTTTCCCGAACACAATTTTGGCCAAGGATTTCCTCAATGTGGACGTGAATCACTCTTGATGAGCGTGCCCGCGCTGCAACAGTTCGTGATCACTAGACCCTCTAGGGCCTCATCCGCATCCCACCCCGTGATACAAGGACTTGGTGCGCTGTCTACGTCAGTCTCTGACATCTTTCATGGCCTCTTTTTTCTCCACATTGCGTCGATCCTTGAATCGACTGCTGATCGCACTGCCGGTGCTGCTTGGACTATTGATCAGTGCCCCCGCCCAGGCCGCCCAGTGGGATGCCGAGACCCTCACGGTGCCAGCTGACGGCGATGGCGCCCTGGTCACCTTCAGTGAGCAGGAAATCAAGACAGGACGGAAGGTGTTCAACGTCAGCTGCGGCACCTGCCACGCCGGCGGTATCACCAAAACCAACCAGAATGTAGGCCTAGATACTGAAACGCTTGCGCTGGCCACTCCAGTCCGTGACAACGTTGCGGCTCTCGTGGATTACATCCAAGACCCCACGTCCTATGACGGGGAGTACAGCATTGCCGATCTGCATCCCAGCATGCGCAGTCGAGATCTTTACCCCGCCATGCGCGATCTCACCGATGAAGATCTTCGCCTGATGTCTGGGTACATCCTGGTAGCTCCCAAAGTCTTGGGTGTCGAATGGGGCGGCGGAAAAATTTACTTCTAATCCTTTGATTAGATAATTCCGCCACAAAAAGTGTGAATAAAGGGCCTCAAGCAATCTTGGGGCCCTTTATTTATGCATAGAAGACGCATAAAAAGCCAGCGATAAAGCATGTCCAGAGATTCAGGCTGAATCCCTCAAGACGAGATCCAGCAAAGGCCAAAACAACAAGGCAACAAACGTCTATTAACTTAATTTAAATAAAATGTTGGCACCTTGCGAAACAAAAAATTTCAACCAGACCACGTAATATTTTCAACCAATTCAAGATATATTCTACGTAAAGAAATCTGGAGTCTCTTCAACAATGCTCTCCTCAACATCAGTCATCACAAGCTTTGGCGGTGAACGCGAAGCTACGCCCTCTATCTCATATAAGAGTGCACAGAATAAATCTTCCCAGTCCGCGGCACTACGCAATAGCGAATTCAAGCGAAGACAGTGCGAGGGAATGAAACTCGCCATAGGCCCTCGCCTTCACAATCAATGCGGGAGCAAAGTCACTTTCGAGGACTATCCGGACCTGTCTGCAGAGGCACTAGAGAAGGCTCTAAGCGCTGCCTACCAACATGTCTATGGCAATGCACATGTCATGGACAATGAGAGATCCGCTTCTCTTGAAGCACAATTAAGAGATGGGCGCATTTCGATTCAAGATTTTGTACGGGGGCTCGCTAAATCTGACTTCTACAAGAAAAACTTCTACGACAAATGTTCTCCAGAAAGAACAATTGAGCTCGATTTCAAACATATTTTAGGGAGGACACCTCATGATCAAAGCGAGATCAGCAAATACATTGAAATCCAAGCGTTAAAAGGGCATCATGCTGTGATTGATGCAATGGTGGACTCAGCCGAATATTCAGAAACATTCGGACGATATACAGTTCCTTATATGAGGTCTTGGCTTTCACAAGCAGGATCAGCTCAATCAGCATTCAATAGAACGGCTGCGGTTTGCCTTGGATATGCATATAGCGACAAAGCTATCGGAATCAACTCAAGGCTTAGTCAAGGCTTAAAAACAGGGCAAGCAGACAGCATTGTCTTCCCACATGCATCAAAACTGAATTTCTCTGGACCAAACCTGATTCTTAAGAGAGGAAAGCCAGCAGCATGGGTCACAAAATCAGCAACTGTTCTAACAATCGCCGGAACAATCGAAGTAACCCGAATCATTCTCACGATTGCCTTTAGCGCCTTCGCTTCTTGACGAAGAGATTGAGGCGAATGCATCCTGACCATAAAAATGCAGGATACGTTTGTCTCCAGACAAGATCATCTCTCGACCAAAAGATCGGAGAGTTGTGAAATCCTTGGACCTAATTGCGTAATATTATTCTTTTCATTGCATAGTGCTCAGCTCCACTTGATTCGTCTATAGGAACTGAGCCGCAATCATGCTCTTCTAATCTTTAAATTCATGACAAAAGGCTATTGGGTTGTGACTGGCAATATTCACACCCCCCTAGGGATGGTTCCTTATATCAAAAAATTCACCGCTTGGCTTCCAACAGTCGGCGCGCGTTTACTAATACGTGACCTTCAGGCTGATGTAAGGGAAGGCACTCCTGGCTCAGTCAATATCATTGTTGAATTTGATTCAAAAGAGAAAGCAGTCACTGCGTATGAATCAACAGAATACCAAGAATTAATTAATCTCAGGCTTCAGCATTCAGATCTCAGCCTCACCATCACAGAAAAATTGTTAGACTAACATCCCAATAAGTCAACACTCTGCTGACAAATCCTGCCTCTTTGCATTGACTTCAAAGCGAGATGTTGTTTTTTCACAATGGCCATAGGCGCAGCATTAGAGCAGTAAGTTCTATGCCACAGAGAAAATATTAGCTCAACTGATCAGTGAAAAGCCTGAAGATTCAAGACACTTTTGAAGAACAATAAGGATCAAGCCCATCTCTCCTCACAACAACTAATCCGAAGAATGCAGTCTGCCTAGCAAAGTGCTTTCAATGTTGCTCTTCAGCAAATGACTGCGAAGGAGTGTGATTCAAAGCGAGCATTGATTTTGGTAGCCGGCTGTACCACCATTCCTGCAACTCAGGCGTCAAACGCATCGAAAAGAGCGTTAGGAGAGTAGCTGTAGGGCGAGAGCCCGGCTGGAGCAACTCAACCGAATATGAGGGGCAGCGCCTGGAAGCAAGATCTGGCACAAATCGGCGCCCCACCCGGCGCCAACTTGGCTCCTTGCTGCGCCAAGCCAAGCGACAACAGGGCCAGGGGAGCTCCTCCCGATCAAACAAACGACAACAGGGTCCAATCACCCGAAAGCTGTACTGCCCCCCTGGACTGGCATGCACCGATCCATGCTCTAGCAGTGCCTGAACATCCGAACGCAATGCAGAAACAGGTGTCACGGGAATGACCAAAGCCTAAGAGCCGTATTCACATTAAAAAGCCACCCGCGAGGGTGGCCAAACGATCGCTTTGATGACGACCTCAGCTCAGGGCTGAAGGACTCAATAAAGCTCTTCTTCAGCGTGAGTTTTGATGGTGCAATCCGAGGTGGGGTAAGCCACACAGGTCAGAACGAAACCAGCTTCGATCTGGTCGTCGTCCAGGAAGCTCTGGTCGGACTGATCAACGGTGCCGGCAGTGATTTTGCCTGCGCAAGTGGAACATGCGCCTGCACGGCAGGAGTAGGGAAGATCGACGCCTTGCTCTTCAGCAGCATCGAGGATGTACTGATCGTCAGGAACTTCGATGGTATTGTTAAGACCTTCGCTCTCGCTGACCAGGGTGACCTTATAAGAAGCCATGGATGGAAGTAATGCGCAGAGATCGGATCGATCTGAATCTGCTGGACGGAACCATTCTACATCGGACAGACGCCTTGATACGGGATTCATCAGGGTTTTCTGTTGAAGCCCAATCAAAGAAGGGGCATTAATAAGAAGGGCTTATCGAAAAATGCGCTTGATTTCGAGCAGGCCCCAGCGACCCTGTTCCCCGATTGGCCTTGCCTGCCAGCCATATTCAGCCAAAACCTCAATCAGCCGAGGTGCCTGATCCACCAAAAGGCCACTCAAAAGTCCGCGACCTGTGGACTTCAGCACAGAAGAGAACTGCGGGGCTAGAGCTTCGATCACCGGAGCCAGGATGTTGCAGAGGAGCAAATCGGCCTCCTCTCCGTTCAACAAGGTCGCAAGCGTGTCGATCGATCCATGGCTAACGCGAAGTTGCTCGGCCTTCAAACCGTTGAGGGCAGCGTTGTCTGTCGTCGCACGAACCGCCAGTGAGTCGGTATCTGCAGCGAGAACCTCGCTGGCGCCAAGAGCCAAAGAAGCCAAGCCCAAGACTCCACTCCCGCAGCCCAAATCGGCCACCCGCTGATGGTGGGGCGGCATCGCCTCGAGAGCTTCCAGGCAGAGGCGAGTGGTGGGATGACTTCCGGTCCCAAAAGCGCTGCCAGGGTCCATCTTCAAAACCAAACGGTGGGCGTACTCCTCAGGGACCTGCAGCCATGCCGGAAGGATCAACAAGCGCTGACCCACCGGATCTGGTTGCCAGTGCTTCTTCCAACTAAGACTCCAGTCTTCATCGGCCAACTCCTCCCAAAGCGGCTCTGCCAAGGCGAGTCCAAAAGTATCCGCCATCGGGCGAAGGCTGTTCAGCAACTGATCCCGTTGATCCTGCGGCCACTCCGACGCTGGAAGCCATGCCAGCAGTGTGCGCTGATCCGGCGACTCTGGGGCATGTTGAACAGCCAAGCGATGCAGCCCTAGGGACTCCAACTTCCAGAGAAGAGACTCCTCAAGGTCAGGAGGCAAGGGCAAGGAGAGGCGCCACCACATCACAGCGTGACCGGATGGGCTTCCTGAATGCCGTTAATGCCATGAATGGTGGTCAACAGGGCGGGTGGAATCGGGTCATCAATACTGAGAACCATCACGGCATCGCCACGAACGATGCGACGCCCCACCTGCATTGATGCGATGTTGACATTGTGCTCTCCGAGAAGAGAGCCAAGGTGACCAATGATGCCTGGCATGTCGCGGTGCCTGGTGAACAGCATGTGACGGCTGGGCGGAACATTCACCGGAAATTCATCAATGCTGGTTACGCGCAAATCACCGTCGGCGAACACCGCACCGGTGACGCTGTGACCTCCCTGACCACCGCGAGTGGTGAGCTGCAGCGAGCCACCTGCAAAATCGCGACTGGCATCGTCTTTAATTTCCAGCACATGAATGCCTCGGCCCTTGGCCTCTAGCGATGCATTCACATAGTTGATCCGATCTCCCAGCGCAGTACTGAGCAAGCCCTTAAGGGCTGCTACCACAAGGGGCTGTGAAGGGTGGCTGGCGAATTCACCTTGCAAGCGCACCTCCAACTCCTGAATCTGACCGCCACTGAGTTGGCTCACCAACAAACCGAGGGTTTCCGCCAACTGGAGATGGGGCTTGAGGCGCTCCATGATCTCAGCACTGAGCCCTGGAATATTCACGGCGCTGCGGGCAGGCAGCCCCAGCAACACATCACGAATTTGTTCAGCGACATCGACCGCCACATTTTCTTGGGCCTCTTCCGTCGATGCTCCGAGATGAGGGGTCAAGACAAGTCCTCGTTCAACGGCGCGCAGAGGGGAGTCCTGAGCCAACGGTTCAGAGGCAAATACATCCAGACCGGCCCCAGCGATCACCCCGGATTCAATCGCTTCCGCGATCGCAGGCTCATCAACAATTCCACCGCGCGCACAATTCACAATCCGTGCCGTACTTTTCATCGTGCGCAAAAGCTCGGCATTCACCAGATTTTCCGTATCAGGTGTGCGAGGAATATGCAGAGTGATGTAATCGGCCTGCTGGAAGAGTGCTTCCAGAGTGGTGAGACGCACCTGCATCTGCTGGGCACGTTCTGCAGAGATGAACGGATCAAACGCGATCACATCCATGCCCATCGCTTTCGCGACGCGAGCGACGTGGGAGCCAATTTTGCCTAACCCCACCACGCCGAGAACTTTTTTATAGAGCTCATTTCCCACATATTTTTTGCGATCCCACGCCCCAGACCGCATCGAACCATGGGCTTGCGGCACATGACGAGACACCGACAGCAACATCGCAAGCGCATGCTCTGCCGCTGCGATCGTGTTGCCCTCTGGTGAATTCACCACCAACACACCGCGTTGAGTAGCCGCAGGTACATCCACGTTGTCGACCCCCACGCCGGCACGACCGATGATCCGCAACCGATCAGCAGCCTCAATCACATCGGCTGTGACCTGGGTCCCTGAACGGATCATTAGGGCGTCGTAATCACCAATGATCGATTTGAGCTCTTCCGGTGACAACCCAATGCGCTCATCGACTTGAGCCACTTGGCCAAGGATGTCGAGCCCCGCCTGATCAATGGGGTCTGAAACAAGAACTTTTGTCATCCAGCGGCGGGAGAGAGCCACCATGAACTGTAGGGATCAGCCCGAAGCTTCTCCTCTAAGTGTCTTCCAGCCCAAACAGTTCCAAGAGAATCGGCTCCAGGGGAAACAGTTCCGAGAGAGAATGATCATTCGGCTGCTGTTTTTTCATGCCCGTTTGCGTTCTGGTTCTCAATGAGCGCATTGCTGCCGACCGTCTTCGCCTCTCGCTCCAAGACTTAGGCACGCCATTGCTTCGCGTCGCCCTCGTGGCACCCGCCCCCGGGAAAGGGTCCGAACCACAGGAACAACAACCCATCTCTGATTCTGATTTGCCCGCTGAGGCGATGGACGATGTTGACCTGCTCAACCCAAGCCTGGCGCGCCGTCGACGTCAGAAATCGATGGCGCGCTGGTTGATGCCCTTCGGATTTTTTGCCGGCTGCACCTTCACCCAGATCACCACGCTCGACACTTTTGCAATCTTTGGTCCCTGGGGAGAAGCCTTGATTGGAGGACTTCTGGGCATGGGCTCAGGCCTCATGGGTAGCTATGCGGCCGCCGCCAGCGTGCCGTCTGAAAACGAAGACGGCGTCAGGATCCTGCGCAATCGGAACATCGAAGGCTGCTGGCTGCTGCTCTTAGAAACGAGGCCAGGGATGGAATTGCCTTGGCAAACCGTCCAAAAGGCACGTCCCCAGCAAGTGGTTCGCCTCAGCGAACTATGAGTCTTCCTCGCGATGCTCTGCTTCGGACCTGCAGGCATCCCACAACGATGGGCGCATTGATCGACCTTGCGGAAGACGTTCAGCGGACCAGACAACCGCGATGGAGTCCCTTCTTATCAGCCTTGGTGCTGGAAGATGCCAATCAGCTTGAGTCACTGGCAGAACTAAAGATCAGCCGTGATGGCGGCTATCCCGGAGCAGAACGCAAGCGGTTGCTGATCCAACACGCAGCCTCCCCAGAGCCTGAGCCCCCTTGCCCTTTAGCTGGTCTGAATGTGGAGGGGAATTTCCTGTTCGATCCAACCTCTCCCGAAGAGATGCGTCTGGCCCTGCAACGCATCGGCATAGCTGACGAGTCTCTCGGTGACCTATGGATTCGTGGAGATAGGGGAGCCCAGGCCATTTGCACTCCGGAAGCCGCGGCCCTGCTGCAGGGACAACGAGGCAGCCTTCGCGAGGTGATCATCGCCTGCGAATCCTTGCCACTCGAAGCACTGCAATGGCCTGTTCAGAGAGTTGCTCGCCGGTTGAGCAGCGTTGAGGCCTCATGCCGTCTTGATGCCATTGTCTCTGCAGGCTTTGGCATCTCCCGCTCAAAAGTCGTCAAACAAATCAAAGAAGGGCGTTTGCGGCTCAATTGGGAACCCGTGCGGCTGGCAAGTAGGGATTTAAAAGTTGGAGACCGCCTGCAGCTTCAAGAGAGAGGCAGCATCGAGGTCATGAACATCGAACGCACGAAACGCGAGAGATGGCGCGTTGACATCCTCCGCCAGTGAGTGGAGTGGATTTAAACGGCACTCCAACTGCTAACTTCAGTGCCTGGTTGAGCCATTCATCAACCACCCATCTCAAAGGACAAACTTGAGAGCTGGGGGCGATTAGCTCAGAGGTAGAGCACTACCTTGACACGGTAGGGGTCACTGGTTCGATTCCAGTATCGCCCACTTCCCTTTAGGGACAGGAGTTGGACAATGGCATGCAGCTTGATCGTGGGGCTTGGCCGCTCCGGGGTCGGCGCAGCGCGCCTCCTTCATGCTCAAGGCCATCACGTCATAGTGCTCGAAAGGGACGATGGTCCCCAACAACAATCCAAGGCACAACAACTAAGAGATCAAGGCATCCAAACCGAGCTGGGATGCCCTCTTGAGTTCTCCAGCTTTCAAGCCTGGTTGGATCAAGTTGAGCAAGTCGTGATCAGTCCAGGGATCCCCTGGGACCATCCCACCTTGATGCAGCTGCGCGATCACGGCGTCACCGTGAGAGGTGAAATGGCCGTGGCATGGCAAGCCCTCCGCGAGTGCCCTTGGATTGGGATTACAGGCACGAACGGCAAAACCACCGTGACGCATTTGCTGCATCACGTTCTCAACCAAGCGGGACTGCATGCCCCGATGGCAGGAAATGTGGGCGATTCCGCCGCAGAATTAGGGCTGCAGTGCATGGATCCAGCCCAGACCCAACCGGATTGGATCGTGATGGAGATGAGTAGTTACCAAATTGAATCAGCGGTTGAAGTAAGACCAACCATTGGCATTTGGACCACGCTGACTCCCGACCATTTGGAGCGCCACAAAACGATCGATGCCTATCGCGCGATCAAACAAGGACTTCTGGAGCGCTCTGAACACGCAATTTTGAATGCTGATGACGCACACCTCAGCAGCCAACGCCTCTCATGGCCCCAGGCAGCCTGGGTAAGCGCTTCGAGCACAAAAGCTGGTGAAAAAGGTCTTGCCCTTTGGATTGATGAGAAAGGGATGGTGTGTCGTCACGAAGGCCCCCTATTCCCAGCGAACGCAATCGGCATGCCTGGTCAACACAATCAGCAAAACATGCTGATGGTTGCGGCAGCAGCGCTGGAAGCCGGAGTGTCTCCTGAATTGATCGAGGCCGGGCTACGCAGCTTTTCGGGAGTTCCCCATCGACTAGAAGCTCTCGGCATAACCCATGGCATGAACATCTTCAACGACAGCAAAGCCACCAACTACGACGCCGCAGCCGTAGCCCTCGAAGCCGTGCCAGGTCCAATTGCCCTGCTTGCTGGTGGGCAAACGAAAGAAGGTGATGCGCATGGATGGCTTGAGCTTCTGCGAAAGAGGGCTTCCTCCATCACCCTTTTCGGGCGCGATCGAGAGATGCTGAGAACACTGATTCTTGATTCAGGCTTTACAGGACCTGTGAGTTGTCACATTGATCTCGTTGATGCGGTTCCTTCCGCCATACAAGCTGGGAAGCAACTCAACGCCGTCAGCCTTTTGCTTTCACCAGCTTGCGCCAGTTTCGACCAATACCAAGACTTTGAGGCTAGGGGCGATCACTTCAGAAAAATTGTCAACCAATATCCCCAATGAATAGTTAAGGACGTGCCATCTTCCTCCGAGGTCCTTAGACATTCACTGATAGGGACACCATCGAGGCCCTTAAAGCCGATCTGACTTAGTTTTCAGTTTTCCTTCGCAAACTAAAGGCACAGGGCAATTGCGAAGGCCCCATTTCCGCAAATCCATCACCATGACTGACATCTCATATTGGTTAATGAAAAGTGAACCTGATGTTTATGGAATTGAGCATCTGCGAAAAGAGAAGAGCACCCTTTGGGATGGCATTCGCAACTACCAAGCTCGTAACTTCATGCGCACCATGAACGTTGGAGACCAGGCCTTCTTTTATCACTCGAACTGCAAGCCGCCAGGAATCATCGGCCTAATGGAGGTGACGGAGACCGGACTCGTGGATCCAACTCAATTTGATCCAAACTCCAAGTACCACGATTCCGCTTCCAAACCAGACTCACCGCGCTGGGATTGCGTACGACTCGCCTATCGCGGTCAGTTCGCTGACATGTTGACCCTTGATGATCTTCGCGAGTCGTACCAAGCAGACCAACTGACTGTTGTGCGTCGCGGAAATCGACTTTCCATTCTTCCGGTTGACACAGAAATCGCGATGGATTTATTAAAGAGGCTTGGACCACTTCAATGATTCGCTCGCAAGTATTTCTGCTGAGCGACTGCCGATTGCCACCATTATTCCAAGGGCCTGGATCGGCTTCAGGAAAGCTCCTTGGTCCTTCATCGGCCTCACTGCATTGATGCTGTGCTGCCTGATGGGCTTAGGTGTGGTCGCACGAGATCTCCAGCTCAGCAGCAATCGCTTGCTTCAATACACCGGCGATTTTGTGCTCGTGATGGCGGCACTTGTGCCGCTAGCTCCCTTGTTGGCTCTGCTGCAGCTGGCAGACGAACACCTGCCCGGAGGACTGGATCGAAACCCAGAGCAACCCACGGCAAGACGCCGATTTCTTTGGTTGCTGAAGCAGACCTGCGGCCTTACGGTTTTAGAGGTCCTCATCGGCATTGGCGGAATCAGTTCGATTCGTCTTTTGAGTCAATTTTTGGCACCACACAGTGGTGTTCTCGCCAGCTTGGTTGTCGTGTTGGGTGGTGTCGCCATCGCCATCTGGTTGGTTGGCCAGCTTCTCTCCATTCCGTTGCTGATCCATCACGGCTATCGGCCACTCCGAGCCATGGAGCACAGTCGCAAACTTGTTCAAGCCAATCGCCTCAAAGTAATGGCCTTGATTGGACTTCTTCTAGGAATCAACTTGCTTGGGCTCATGGCAGCGAGCCTCGGACTGCTCTTCAGCGTTCCGTTTAGCGCCCTTCTATTGATGGCCAGCTGCCGGACTCAAACATCGTGGCGAAGAGAGTCGCGACGGAACATGTTGCCAACGTAAAGGCGGGTGAGCTCTCGGGAGTCGGCACCGTTCTGAACAAGAAATCCCGCCAAAGCAGCCTGAACGAGTCGGTACTGATCCCAATTCGGGCAACGCTCAATAAAGTCCGCCATGGCCTGGTGCAAGGGCAAGGGCATGTCGGATTGAAAACTAACGATGTCCTCTTCCTGGACGGGCTCAGGCGTTGCTTGGCCTGCAACAACAGCTTCGGAATCAACAACCTGATCGGTCAACAATTGGCCTTGAACCACTCCAGACTCCTTCGTCACCTGGCCCAGAATCTATGGCCTGTTCTCCACAAGCACAAGGGGCTAGCGAGAGAGGCAAATCAACCCATCGGCAACCAATCTCTCCATGAGACTGAGGCCATAAACGCAGTACTGAACTGGGATTAGTCCTTCCCCAGGGGACCCGCAGGCCGCACTCGTATATACCACATGAGACCCAAAAGATATGTTTTTTCCACGGGGTGCAGCCCGCAACTCAAAAACGACGCATCAGCCTGTGGAAAAGCTGTGCGGTTTGCCCTGCATCTCCGTGGAGAAATCAATAAAGACTGATTGATCAGACCAACTAATCCGATGTTTAATCCCACACTGTTCTCAAAGCAGCCAAGAACGCTTGAGCGGCTGTAGCAGGCCAAGCGCCTTCCAGTCCTCGCCGTTGCATCCCATTGCCTTGAAGCACCACCTGCAGCCCCCAGCGATCACGGGTGCCATCGAAACACCCCCACCACTCCTGCTGTTCCAACTCCAGGGTGATGGATTCCTCCTCCATCAGCTGATCACGGATCAGCATGTATTGGTGCTCGAGCTCTACAAGAAGGGCATACAGCCCCTTCACTTCCATCTCAGTGAGCTCTACTGCCCAAGACTCCCCTCCG
This window harbors:
- a CDS encoding EVE domain-containing protein; the protein is MTDISYWLMKSEPDVYGIEHLRKEKSTLWDGIRNYQARNFMRTMNVGDQAFFYHSNCKPPGIIGLMEVTETGLVDPTQFDPNSKYHDSASKPDSPRWDCVRLAYRGQFADMLTLDDLRESYQADQLTVVRRGNRLSILPVDTEIAMDLLKRLGPLQ
- a CDS encoding DUF1818 family protein; protein product: MIQQEGPGWRLARDLSRKDFPFLIGGESWAVELTEMEVKGLYALLVELEHQYMLIRDQLMEEESITLELEQQEWWGCFDGTRDRWGLQVVLQGNGMQRRGLEGAWPATAAQAFLAALRTVWD
- the murD gene encoding UDP-N-acetylmuramoyl-L-alanine--D-glutamate ligase encodes the protein MACSLIVGLGRSGVGAARLLHAQGHHVIVLERDDGPQQQSKAQQLRDQGIQTELGCPLEFSSFQAWLDQVEQVVISPGIPWDHPTLMQLRDHGVTVRGEMAVAWQALRECPWIGITGTNGKTTVTHLLHHVLNQAGLHAPMAGNVGDSAAELGLQCMDPAQTQPDWIVMEMSSYQIESAVEVRPTIGIWTTLTPDHLERHKTIDAYRAIKQGLLERSEHAILNADDAHLSSQRLSWPQAAWVSASSTKAGEKGLALWIDEKGMVCRHEGPLFPANAIGMPGQHNQQNMLMVAAAALEAGVSPELIEAGLRSFSGVPHRLEALGITHGMNIFNDSKATNYDAAAVALEAVPGPIALLAGGQTKEGDAHGWLELLRKRASSITLFGRDREMLRTLILDSGFTGPVSCHIDLVDAVPSAIQAGKQLNAVSLLLSPACASFDQYQDFEARGDHFRKIVNQYPQ
- the serA gene encoding phosphoglycerate dehydrogenase, with the translated sequence MTKVLVSDPIDQAGLDILGQVAQVDERIGLSPEELKSIIGDYDALMIRSGTQVTADVIEAADRLRIIGRAGVGVDNVDVPAATQRGVLVVNSPEGNTIAAAEHALAMLLSVSRHVPQAHGSMRSGAWDRKKYVGNELYKKVLGVVGLGKIGSHVARVAKAMGMDVIAFDPFISAERAQQMQVRLTTLEALFQQADYITLHIPRTPDTENLVNAELLRTMKSTARIVNCARGGIVDEPAIAEAIESGVIAGAGLDVFASEPLAQDSPLRAVERGLVLTPHLGASTEEAQENVAVDVAEQIRDVLLGLPARSAVNIPGLSAEIMERLKPHLQLAETLGLLVSQLSGGQIQELEVRLQGEFASHPSQPLVVAALKGLLSTALGDRINYVNASLEAKGRGIHVLEIKDDASRDFAGGSLQLTTRGGQGGHSVTGAVFADGDLRVTSIDEFPVNVPPSRHMLFTRHRDMPGIIGHLGSLLGEHNVNIASMQVGRRIVRGDAVMVLSIDDPIPPALLTTIHGINGIQEAHPVTL
- a CDS encoding photosystem II S4 domain protein, which produces MSLPRDALLRTCRHPTTMGALIDLAEDVQRTRQPRWSPFLSALVLEDANQLESLAELKISRDGGYPGAERKRLLIQHAASPEPEPPCPLAGLNVEGNFLFDPTSPEEMRLALQRIGIADESLGDLWIRGDRGAQAICTPEAAALLQGQRGSLREVIIACESLPLEALQWPVQRVARRLSSVEASCRLDAIVSAGFGISRSKVVKQIKEGRLRLNWEPVRLASRDLKVGDRLQLQERGSIEVMNIERTKRERWRVDILRQ
- a CDS encoding DUF2811 domain-containing protein; protein product: MTKESGVVQGQLLTDQVVDSEAVVAGQATPEPVQEEDIVSFQSDMPLPLHQAMADFIERCPNWDQYRLVQAALAGFLVQNGADSRELTRLYVGNMFRRDSLRHDV